ACACATCTAAGACCTGGAAGCGAAGAATACAGCGCTGCCGGAATGACGTTTATCAATCAAAATGCAACTCCGAAAGCTGCCCAAACCATCATTGATCTCATTTATGGCCGGGACATTTGTGCCACATTAGATTGGAAGACAGCAGCTGAAGCCGCCGAGCTAGCCAGCAGCCATAATCTTAATCTTGCTTCTGTTCATTATCAGAAACTCATCCAGCGTATCGAGGATCAATTCAACCTGCAAAATGCCGATGATATTCTCCTTAGAGCAAAGGCATTAAAGGATAAAAAGCTGACGCATTATTGCGAAGATAGACTTTTCGCCTTACTGCATGAAGCTTCTCCGGCAATGCTTGATGAAATCGATGGACTTGCTCAAAGCCATGGCTTATTTTCCCTCCAAGAGGGAATCGCAGAAATTAGGTTGAGGGCTTTAGAAACGGAAGAAGCGTTTGATTTGACGCTTCAAAACCAGGAACAAATCTCAAGCGATGAAGAACTAGCCCGCCAGCTGCAAATGGCTGAAGAAGCAGGCCTTACTAACTAATCAGATTAAAAGAGAAGGCTTCTCTAAGCCTTCTCTTATTCTTCTTTTCCCAATAGACGCCTCAGCGCCTGCTCTAAATTGGGATAATAAAATTGAAATCCCTTATCGGACAATTCCTCTGGCAGCGCTCTTTGGCTAGCCAGCAGCACCTCATCCGCCATTTCCCCGCATATCCATTTTAATACAAAAGAGGGAATCTTAAAGACAGTCGGACGATGCAATACTTTTCCTAAAATTGAAGTAAACTCCCGATTAGTCACGGGATGGGGACTAACGGCATTGACAGGACCGGAGAGGGAGGATTGGCGCAGAGCATAGTAGATAGCTCCAATTAGATCGTCAATTGCAATCCAACTAATATATTGCTCCCCGCTCCCCATTTCGCCCCCCAATCCGAGATTGAAAGGCGTCAGCATTTGTTTTAATCCTCCTCCTCTGGGACTTAGCACCATTCCTATCCGGAGATTGACCGTTCGAATTCCCTTTTCTTTAGCGGCTTGCGTGGCCTCTTCCCACTGCTCACAGATATCGGCTAAAAACCCTTGTCCTTTAGGACTCTTCTCAGTCAGGATATGATCTCCTTGATTGCCATAATAGCCAACCGCTGAGGCGCAGACGAGCACGGAAGGGGGATAGTGGAGCTGGCTGAGGGCCCGGCAAAGCAAACGGGTGCCTTGCACTCGGCTTTCAAAAATGCGCTTTTTTTTTCGCGACGTCCATATTCCCGCAATATTTTCCCCGGCAAGATGTATCACAGCATCTAACCCTTCTAATAATTCAGGATTAATAATTCCACGCTCAGGATCCCAGGCGACTTCGTGAGAGCGCAGATCTGCCCGCGCCCTAACAAGCCTGATTACCTCATGATGGCCTGTTGTTAAGAAGGGAATCAAAGCCGATCCAACCAAACCGGAAGATCCTGTAACTAATATTTTCATTGGCTTCGCTCCTTGATGTCTATTTAGATCTTGGTTAAGAGTTGCATAACGATATCTGAAGACGCGCTTGAGCTGTCCCTGAAGCCAGGGATGGATGATCCCTTCAAAAGGGCGTAATCCAACGGGAAGAATGTATTGGATCACATCTTCCATTTGCGACTGCTGGGCATTTAAGGCCTTAACAAGATGGCTGTGTTCCCAGTAAGAAAAAGGTCCTTTGAGCTGCCTATCTTTAAACTGCCTTCCCTCCATATAATCGAAATGCACAATTTCTTGCGTCCCACTAATGGCGCCTAGCTTAGCTTTGATCGTTACCCGCACGCCATCTTGAATGCCTTGCCCCTGTTGATCGACCACTTCAATATCCATCCAAGGCGGCCTCAGCCTTTCAAAGGCGCCAGGCTGTTTATGCCAATCAAACACTTCCTGTGCCGGGAAGTTAAAAAGACAGCTCTGCTCAAACTGATTCATCTCCACCTGCTCTTTTTTGGTTTATCAGCACCACGAAGGCTAATTTTTTCGGCCTCTTTGGCTATTCCTTTCAACATTCCTATAAAAATGAAATGATGAATCGGATAAAGCACATACCAATATAGAAGTCCGCCAAGTCCGACGGGATCAAAAATGGCGCTTTGCCGAATCAGCGATCCATGAGAAGTTGGCTCAACGATGAATTCAAGCCAAGCCCTTCCCGGCAGCTTCATTTCGGCTTTGAGAAGCAGACGATGATTGGGCTCAATGGCTTCCACACGCCAAAAATCTAAAAAATCTCCAACCCGCAACTGATTCGGATCGCGTCTTCCTCGCCTCAATCCAACACCTCCCACGAGCAAATCTAAAAACCCCCTTATCCGCCATAGGATGTTGCCATAATACCATCCGGCCTTGCCCCCTAAACGGCGTATAGGAGTGAAAGCATCTTCCGGACTAGCAGATGTGTGAATAGAGCGCATATCTATAATGCGGTTGCCAAAACGCACCCCAGACCAAACAGGCTGCACGCCTGATGAAGAAAGCGCATCTGCCCAATGTGTCTCTCTCAATTGCCGATCTTCTTCCTCTAGGGCAAGAGCAATCGCCTCTTTAATTCCCATCGGATGGACTTGAAATAAACGCTCGGCCCGATCATCAGTCACAACGGTGGGATATTTAGCGCTTTCAATCAACTTACGCCCCACTCGTGCATATAAAGGAGTAACCAACCCCAACCAAAGGCTAGACAAGCGAGGAGTCAGCACGGGAACAGGCACTAACCAGCGATGCAGTCCGCGCTGGTGAATGTACCCCATCATAATTCCACCATAAGAGACTTGATCCTTTCCTCCAATCTCAAAGATTTGATGCCCAACCATTTCTATATCTATTGCCTTGCGCAGATAAACCAAGACATCCTGTATGGAAATCGGCTGGGCCAATGTCCATACCCATTTAGGAGTGATCAAAATGGGAAGGCGCTCGCATAAAGCGCGAATCATTTCAAAAGACAAACTTCCCGCCCCAATGACAATGGAAGCTCTAAATTCCAACACTTGTACACCTTGGGCGCTAGCGCGTAAACACTCTCCAACTTCCTGCCGGCTTTCTAAATGGGAAGACAGCGGCTGCCGGCTGCTGTCTCCTAACCCGCCTAAATAAATAATCTTTTTTACCCCGCAGGCGGAAGCAGCCTCTGCGAAGTAAATCGCCCCTTGCTTGTCCTGTTCTTGAAAATTTTTATCAGCGCCCATCGAATGAACAAGATAGTAGGCAATCTCAATCCCCTGCATCGCTCCAAGCAAGGAATCCTTGTCTAGAACATTGCCTTTGACAAGCCGTGTCCGAGGATCAAGACGGCCTGCCAGGTTGTGCGGCTCGCGCACCAGACAGCGCAAATCATTATTTTCTTTTTCCAATAGCTTAAGAAGCCTTCCTCCAATATATCCTGTCGCTCCGGTCAATAAAATGGCTTTCTTATTCGTATCCATCTATTCCAGCTAATATAAGGTTAAAATCTTTTAGAGTTTGGCATAAGCCTCAAGCGCTTTTTCGCGAGCTTGCGCGTGATCAACAATGGGGTTTGGATAATCGATGCCAAGCTGCACGCCTGCTCGCCTGATGATTTCATCAGGAGCGGCCCAAGGCTGATGGATCCATTTGTCGGGAAGCCATTGAAGCTCCGGCACCCACTTTCTTACGTAATGTCCAAGAGGATCGAACTTTTCGCCTTGAGACACGGGATTGAAAATGCGGAAATAAGGCGCAGCGTCCGCTCCGCAGCCAGCGACCCACTGCCAGCCCAGCGTATTATTGGCCAAATCGGCATCGACCAATGTGTTCCAAAACCACGCTGCCCCTTCCTGCCAGGGAATTAATAGATCTTTAACCAGAAAAGAGGCTGCAATCATACGCACACGGTTATGCATCCACCCTGTCTTCCATAGCTGCCTCATCCCGGCATCAATGATGGGATAGCCGGTCTGTCCCTTTTGCCATGCCTTTAGCGCTGGCCCCGGACGGTTCCAGGCAAAAGACATAAAGGCTTCTTTCAAAGGAAAGCTAGGAGTGCGGGGAAAATGATAAAGCAAATGATAGGCGAACTCCCTCCACCCCAGCTGCCTTAAATACGCTTGTGCCCCTGGATGTTCATAGCCGAACTTCTGGCGTACTCCCTGCCAAATCACGCGAGGAGAGATTTCCCCAAAATGCAGATAAGGTGATAGCTCGGTCGTCCCCTTCAAGTCCGGACGGTCGCGCATATCCATATAATGGCCAATGATATGCTCTAACCCATTTACAAGATGAGCACGCGCTCCTTTCGAACCTGGGCACCACATCTCTTCAAGGCCCGCATCCCAGCGAATCTTGGGAAGCAAAGATAAATCCTCTAAAGAGTCCGAATCGATTTTTTCCGCATAGGCCAGCGCTGCACACGGCCTTTCCAGCGGAGGCTCAGGCTCTCCCAAACTTAAGCATTTTTTCCAGAAAGGAGTAAAGACTTGAAAGGGATGACTCTGCTTATTGGCAACAGTCCAAGGCTCAAATAACAAAGAGCCATTAAAACTCATCGCTTTTATTCCTTGTTTTTGCAGCTCCGCCTTAATAGAGGCATCGCGCTGCACAATAAGCGGCTCATAGCGACGCGTCCAAAAGACACTGTCAGCCCCCGTTTGTTTGATCAGGTCTAAAATAACCTGGAGAGATAAATGCTGACGAATAACAAGGGAAAGCCCTAAGGACGATAACTCTTTTTGCAAGCTGGCAAGCGAATAATGCAACCACCACCGGCTGGCAGCCCCAGGTGCCCATTCTCCTTCTTCTTCGGGAGCCCAAATAAATAAAGGAATGACCGGTCCTCCTTTCCGCATAGCAGCCATCAAAGCAGGCTGATCTTCAAGCCGCAAATCCCGTCTAAACCATACAATCGAAGGCTTGATCGACATAACTCTCCATTCCACTCCTTTTATTTTTCACATGAATAGCGACTTACCAGTGCCTGGCTCCTTTAAGCCCCTGCTAACTAATCGGCCCTCTCAATCGCCAAACGTCCAACAATATCAAGATGGGGATTTATCGCATTATTTTCAACAAAGGAAATGAGATTAATTAATTTAATTAACTAATTAATTAAATTAATTATTAACAAATAAAATAAATAAAAAAAACAATAACTTGAACAATTAAACCAACAAAACATATAATCAACAAAAAAAATTAAAAATTTAATGAAATAAAATTTAAAAACAAATAAAAAAAATATTAATTATGAATAATATAAATACTTGTTCAATTTATTTACCAAATGAAATAATTTCCCATATTCTTTCTTATGCCGACGAGCAAACCCTTGGATCCGCCAGCCGTGTGTGCAAAAACTGGTATGGGATTTGCCATGACGCTTATTTTGAAGGATGGAAATTATGCCACGCGCGCATTTGGAGAGAGCCTGTCCGTACAACTAAAGAGTATCCGGATGCTTTTGCTGTGATGCGGGCGCGTTTTAGCCTTTTAAATTTCCCTTTTATTAGATGGAATTTGAAGGAATTAGGCTATCGCATTTCTTCTGTGGCGGATGGCATTTTAGCGATCAGACACTATAAAGCGAATAAACTTGCTCCCATGGCATATCTTGTGCCGGTCCCAGGAGAGCTGCGCCCCCAGATGCATGTTCTTTTTCAGGAATGGTATGCCAAAATAGCCGAGCTTTACTTCGAAGAAAAGAAAGAAGAAGCGCGCTACCTGATTCAAGAGATTGCCTATACTTTTCATGACGCCAATAAACATACCGAACTGACACACCTTCGCCATCACGTCTTTTTGATGCTCCTTAGCACCGAAATGCAAAATGAAGAGAGAAAATTGGCGTATTATACCTTTAAAAACCTTTTTATTTCCGATGCCTCTCTGATCGCTTATTTAAGCCCGATGCAAGAAAAATGGGAATTTTTGTACACAAGTGCGCTATATGACTTCCCTGAATTAATGCAAGCTTGCTTGGCACTCAATCCTCTCGAACTTCAAGAGGATGGCATTATCTTGCTAGAAGCAGCGGCAAGCAATAAGCATTTCGGTATTTTGCATCAGCTCTTATCGCACCAGCCTCCCCTTCCCTGCACAAATCCGCACAATCCTTGCGATACTCCTTTGCACGCTTTATGCAGGCTCGATGAGAATAAGATGGACGAAGAAGAGATGCAAGCCTGGCTACATTTTACAACACTTTTAATGGAGCGAGGCTGCTCTTTATTTCAAGTAGATGAGCAAAATGAAGAGACTCCTTTACAAATCGCATGCAAGCATGCCAATCCAGCCATGCTCAGGCACCTTTTAAAGTCCTTGCCTAAAGACACTCCTAAAGACACACTAAAAGCGCTTGTGAATTATTTTTTTACAAATCTAGACGAAGAGACTGCGGATGAAATCTATGACGAATTTCCTAAATGGCTCCTGACACTTCAAGTCATTCTTGATTATCAGCCAGAATTAAAAAATGAAATTAACTTAAATAATCTTTTGCATTTTTATCCAAAAATGCTCCCTGCCTTGCTCATCTATACCGATCCGCAAGACAAAACGTACCTTAACCATCTTTTTAAAGCCTTTTTAATCGCGCATTTTACCTATGTACACAATCTTGTTAGAGATCATGGAGAACATCCCGAATTTCTTTTTGAACAATTAAATAACCGCTTCGATTTAATGCGCGAACAGTTTGAACTTTTTTCTGAGAGCATTGATAAAAATGAGCAAAATGAGAAGCAAGAGACGGTCCTGCATATGGTCATTCTTTCGCTGAAAAGGATCGAAAACGTTTTAGAAGTCTATGAGATCGACTCCCATTCAGATGTATTTCAGTTATGCGAAACCCATTATCTTACCCTGTGCCGCCCATTAGCCAGTTTAGATAATTTTCAAATTCAAGACGCTAACGGCAAACAACCGCTTGACCTTGCAAACCAATTTGGCTATCAAAAATTCTGCGGTTTTCTTTCAAGCTTATCTGACTATAAAATGGACATAGACTCAAAGCTTTAGACCTTTTGGCTCCCCTTTTCGGCTCTTTTGCTTGCTTCTGCCGCAAAAGAGCCATAGCCAGCCCAGCTTGCCATGCGTCGGCTGGCTTATTTAAGCAACTATGAAGTCACCAAATTGGGAATAGGAATATCTCCTACCTGAAGCGGCCCAGGCAAGGATCCGGAAGTTGAACTTGCAGAAAGCCCTTGTGCTGCGCAAGCCATCCTTCTGTCGGTATGCCCCCATGAAAGTTCGCCTTTGACGAACGGACTGTTTTCCCCTGCCTTCGCTTGAGCAATTTGATGCGCTAAATAGGCAGGATTGTGAATTTCATGCCTTTCATTTAAATAATCGTTAACTGAATACCGCACCTCTTCCTGCACTTGCTGGCCATTCCGCTCTCGCAGTCTTGTAATGTATAGGCCGCGATTGGATTGGAAAAGATTATGGATCAGCGTCACCACTACCCACTTCAGCCATTGAGCCTGGCGATCAGCCCAAGCTAAAATAATATCTAAAGGAGCAAAGCCCGACTTCACTCGCGTAATGGGCATACGGAAAAGATTGGGAAGATTTTGCACACATTTTTCGCCGATTCTTTGTACGCGATAGGCGCAATTTCTGCCGGCAAATTGAAAAACTCCGCTTGTAGTCATAATAGCAAAAATGCGCTGCAAGACTTGCTTGCTCTCTTCTTCCGTAGGAAAAACAGGATAAGTCGCTAATTGCCGATGCGTATAAGCCCCATTTTGATCAAGCAAGCATAATACACGTACCACTGTATCGCAAAACATCATTAGTCCGTCTAATAATCCACGCTGAAAGCGATAAGCGTAAACTCCCACATTGAGCTCTTTCCATTGTCCATTGCCCATAGCAATATATAACTGCCAAAACCCGTGGCAATCAAGAGCCGTGAGATCGGGCTTCTGACGCGTTGCTGCAGCTTTGTAAAAAAAAGTACGCCCTTTTACTTCCTCGCCATATTGCCGCTCTAATTCTTCTTGAGAGACAAGGCCGGTCGGCGGCACATGATTCATCCAATTATCGGCTGTCCATGTTTTATAGGGAGGCGCATCATAACTTTGCGTATTCGCATTCCACCTGCCATGTATAGGATGAAAATTAACAAATCCCCACGCAGATAAATTTACATTGACTTCTTCTAAATTTCTTCTTGCCGATAATTCAAATAGCTCGTCTACTGTCAGATGATAGCTGCCATTTTCAAAATGGATCTCCTTATCGGGCTTTAAAATATTGATGCGTTTTTGCTTGGCAGGATCGAATACGGTAAAGTCTCCATCGCAATCGTAAACGGGCAAAGTCAATACTTTTTTAGTCACCCCAGTCACTTCCGTTGCGATCTTTTCAATCGCCAGCATTTCCTGATTAAGACTGCGCACCTTCCCCAAAGGACTCGATAAAAGAGCTGCCCTGATTTTTTTTCGCGCATGATTGTACTCAATAAAAGCATCGACAGGATTGTAATCGCGAATGGCCCAACCAAAAAAATTCTTCCGATACGACGGATTATTGAGCAGCAAAGCCACCCACTCTGGATAGCAAGCAGCTTTTTTTAATTGGTCTATTTCTAAAGCATTAAGTTCTTTGTTGATGGCCAATTTTTCTTGATTTTTCCATTGCTGGGCAGAAGCGATCAGCTGGGCCAAACAAGCAGGATCTGGTTCTGCAAGCGGATCTATCCCCCCATTGCACTCCCTCAATCTGTAGCGGAATCCCACTTCTTGCAGCTTCAGCTTATCATACTCTCTCTTTAACTCCGGATCCACCATCTGCAATCTTTCAATTTCTTGCTCGACTAATTTTGCTAACTGTAAATAGGGTTGAAAACGGCTGCGATAAGCCTCTGCTTGCTGGCGAAAAGCAGGGTCTGAATTGGCCCCATCAAAAAACTTCACTGCCTTTTTTTCTAATCCTTCAATCGACGCATTTAGGATTCGAGTCAACTGCAATAACCTAGGTTCTACATCATGAGTTACCAAAGGGCAAACATAGCGGTTCCACCAACCTTCCCCAGTAATCCGGCCAATTTTATTATAATTCACCATCGGCTGCTCGCAGTCATACAGAATCTGCTGAACTTGATCCGCAGTCAAAGGTCGAATTCCATTGCTCATACTATTATCCTATGTTTTTGTTACCAAAGGGAGGTTATCCTACAATTTTTATAAATCTAATGCAACACTGGAAATTATAGAAAAACATTTACAAACAATTAAGCAA
The nucleotide sequence above comes from Candidatus Protochlamydia phocaeensis. Encoded proteins:
- a CDS encoding F-box protein — protein: MNNINTCSIYLPNEIISHILSYADEQTLGSASRVCKNWYGICHDAYFEGWKLCHARIWREPVRTTKEYPDAFAVMRARFSLLNFPFIRWNLKELGYRISSVADGILAIRHYKANKLAPMAYLVPVPGELRPQMHVLFQEWYAKIAELYFEEKKEEARYLIQEIAYTFHDANKHTELTHLRHHVFLMLLSTEMQNEERKLAYYTFKNLFISDASLIAYLSPMQEKWEFLYTSALYDFPELMQACLALNPLELQEDGIILLEAAASNKHFGILHQLLSHQPPLPCTNPHNPCDTPLHALCRLDENKMDEEEMQAWLHFTTLLMERGCSLFQVDEQNEETPLQIACKHANPAMLRHLLKSLPKDTPKDTLKALVNYFFTNLDEETADEIYDEFPKWLLTLQVILDYQPELKNEINLNNLLHFYPKMLPALLIYTDPQDKTYLNHLFKAFLIAHFTYVHNLVRDHGEHPEFLFEQLNNRFDLMREQFELFSESIDKNEQNEKQETVLHMVILSLKRIENVLEVYEIDSHSDVFQLCETHYLTLCRPLASLDNFQIQDANGKQPLDLANQFGYQKFCGFLSSLSDYKMDIDSKL
- a CDS encoding SDR family oxidoreductase, with the translated sequence MDTNKKAILLTGATGYIGGRLLKLLEKENNDLRCLVREPHNLAGRLDPRTRLVKGNVLDKDSLLGAMQGIEIAYYLVHSMGADKNFQEQDKQGAIYFAEAASACGVKKIIYLGGLGDSSRQPLSSHLESRQEVGECLRASAQGVQVLEFRASIVIGAGSLSFEMIRALCERLPILITPKWVWTLAQPISIQDVLVYLRKAIDIEMVGHQIFEIGGKDQVSYGGIMMGYIHQRGLHRWLVPVPVLTPRLSSLWLGLVTPLYARVGRKLIESAKYPTVVTDDRAERLFQVHPMGIKEAIALALEEEDRQLRETHWADALSSSGVQPVWSGVRFGNRIIDMRSIHTSASPEDAFTPIRRLGGKAGWYYGNILWRIRGFLDLLVGGVGLRRGRRDPNQLRVGDFLDFWRVEAIEPNHRLLLKAEMKLPGRAWLEFIVEPTSHGSLIRQSAIFDPVGLGGLLYWYVLYPIHHFIFIGMLKGIAKEAEKISLRGADKPKKSRWR
- a CDS encoding cryptochrome/photolyase family protein, coding for MSIKPSIVWFRRDLRLEDQPALMAAMRKGGPVIPLFIWAPEEEGEWAPGAASRWWLHYSLASLQKELSSLGLSLVIRQHLSLQVILDLIKQTGADSVFWTRRYEPLIVQRDASIKAELQKQGIKAMSFNGSLLFEPWTVANKQSHPFQVFTPFWKKCLSLGEPEPPLERPCAALAYAEKIDSDSLEDLSLLPKIRWDAGLEEMWCPGSKGARAHLVNGLEHIIGHYMDMRDRPDLKGTTELSPYLHFGEISPRVIWQGVRQKFGYEHPGAQAYLRQLGWREFAYHLLYHFPRTPSFPLKEAFMSFAWNRPGPALKAWQKGQTGYPIIDAGMRQLWKTGWMHNRVRMIAASFLVKDLLIPWQEGAAWFWNTLVDADLANNTLGWQWVAGCGADAAPYFRIFNPVSQGEKFDPLGHYVRKWVPELQWLPDKWIHQPWAAPDEIIRRAGVQLGIDYPNPIVDHAQAREKALEAYAKL
- a CDS encoding TIGR01777 family oxidoreductase, whose translation is MNQFEQSCLFNFPAQEVFDWHKQPGAFERLRPPWMDIEVVDQQGQGIQDGVRVTIKAKLGAISGTQEIVHFDYMEGRQFKDRQLKGPFSYWEHSHLVKALNAQQSQMEDVIQYILPVGLRPFEGIIHPWLQGQLKRVFRYRYATLNQDLNRHQGAKPMKILVTGSSGLVGSALIPFLTTGHHEVIRLVRARADLRSHEVAWDPERGIINPELLEGLDAVIHLAGENIAGIWTSRKKKRIFESRVQGTRLLCRALSQLHYPPSVLVCASAVGYYGNQGDHILTEKSPKGQGFLADICEQWEEATQAAKEKGIRTVNLRIGMVLSPRGGGLKQMLTPFNLGLGGEMGSGEQYISWIAIDDLIGAIYYALRQSSLSGPVNAVSPHPVTNREFTSILGKVLHRPTVFKIPSFVLKWICGEMADEVLLASQRALPEELSDKGFQFYYPNLEQALRRLLGKEE